A single Drosophila miranda strain MSH22 chromosome XR, D.miranda_PacBio2.1, whole genome shotgun sequence DNA region contains:
- the LOC108153727 gene encoding uncharacterized protein At4g17910 isoform X1, which yields MGSKAVIVQLGASIPAPMDNRSAYGGLEGDPWLQQVVVFDWQPTEILAQNAESMQLIVATCWCVLMARVATQKLCPRSSPNFCYGMEFLLIIPPVVLLVTVASDYCTHILLLMLICSLWFLVRTQALQRACARSQFDLGGTRPTVFTLVRALTHLITAVCILAIDFSSFYRPYRKSRTFGAKLMDTGIGLFVVTMGLVSHRTRHIKDLRRSVVYAALPLLLLGLARTVALLIVGYGQDEHEYGRDMNAFYTLGLTKLCGSLASLVARRDVHLLPLGMGLLVAHQMALSVFGLSDFVMDEDVPRSTVFSANREGLVSLPGFVAMYLLSIYLSRWLIAATLLGYSDMVKKLRRLLLLVLILWSLFGASAFAIGISRVTCNFGYVVWTLAIICTIMWIGLFGVDFVINSVLPWDPSALAVDSQEKGQLLEVQAGEGSAPKAASDRIGSFAICQSLNLNGLTFFLLANLLTGGVNIFLKPEDRSQAESVLILLVYMFLATKAVHELLKRGVRLA from the exons ATGGGCAGTAAAGCGGTTATAGTTCAGTTGGGAGCTTCGATCCCAGCACCGATGGACAACAGAAGTGCGTACGGCGGATTGGAAGGCGATCCTTGGCTGCAGCAGGTGGTGGTCTTCGACTGGCAGCCCACGGAAATTCTTGCCCAGAATGCCGAGTCCATGCAGCTCATTGTCGCCACATGTTGGTGTGTGCTTATGGCCCGCGTTGCCACCCAGAAACTCTGCCCCCGCTCCAGCCCCAACTTTTGCTACGGCATGGAATTTCTGCTCATCATCCCGCCCGTAGTTCTGCTCGTTACGGTGGCCAGCGACTACTGCACACACattctgctgctgatgctcaTCTGCTCGCTATGGTTCCTTGTCCGCACCCAAGCATTGCAGAGGGCCTGCGCCCGAAGCCAGTTCGACCTGGGCGGCACCCGGCCCACGGTGTTCACTCTGGTGCGTGCCCTGACACACCTGATTACGGCCGTTTGCATTCTGGCCATCGACTTCAGCAGCTTCTACCGGCCCTACCGCAAGAGCCGGACGTTCGGGGCCAAGCTGATGGACACGGGCATCGGTCTGTTTGTGGTCACCATGGGTCTGGTGTCGCATCGGACGCGCCATATCAAAGATCTTCGCCGGAGTGTGGTGTATGCggctctgccgctgctgctgctgggattGGCTCGGACCGTGGCCCTTCTGATCGTGGGCTACGGCCAGGATGAGCACGAGTACGGTCGCGACATGAACGCCTTCTACACGCTGGGGCTCACGAAGCTGTGCGGATCTCTGGCCAGCTTGGTGGCTCGCCGGGATGTGCACCTCCTGCCATTAGGGATGG GTCTCCTTGTGGCCCACCAAATGGCCTTGAGCGTTTTTGGTCTCTCCGACTTTGTGATGGACGAGGATGTGCCGCGCTCGACAGTGTTCAGTGCCAACCGTGAGGGGCTGGTCTCGCTGCCCGGCTTCGTGGCCATGTACCTACTGTCCATATACCTCAGCCGCTGGCTTATAGCTGCCACTCTGCTCGGCTACTCGGACATGGTCAAGAAGCTGCGGCGACTGCTCCTCCTGGTGCTGATCCTGTGGTCCCTGTTCGGGGCGAGTGCCTTCGCCATTGGCATCTCCCGGGTGACATGCAACTTTGGTTACGTCGTCTGGACGTTGGCCATCATATGTACTATTATGTGGATCGGCCTGTTTGGCGTGGACTTTGTCATAAACAGTGTCCTGCCCTGGGATCCGAGTGCACTGGCAGTCGATAGCCAGGAAAAGGGTCAACTTCTGGAGGTGCAAGCGGGAGAAGGCAGTGCCCCTAAGGCCGCAAGTGACAGGATCGGTAGCTTTGCCATCTGCCAGTCGCTGAACTTGAACGGTCTGACATTCTTTCTGCTGGCAAATCTTTTGACAGGTGGGGTCAACATATTCCTCAAGCCAGAGGATCGCAGCCAAGCCGAATCTGTACTCATCCTGCTTGTCTACATGTTTCTGGCCACCAAGGCGGTCCATGAATTGCTCAAAAGAGGTGTCCGCCTTGCCTGA
- the LOC108153727 gene encoding uncharacterized protein At4g17910 isoform X2: MGSKAVIVQLGASIPAPMDNRSAYGGLEGDPWLQQVVVFDWQPTEILAQNAESMQLIVATCWCVLMARVATQKLCPRSSPNFCYGMEFLLIIPPVVLLVTVASDYCTHILLLMLICSLWFLVRTQALQRACARSQFDLGGTRPTVFTLVRALTHLITAVCILAIDFSSFYRPYRKSRTFGAKLMDTGIGLFVVTMGLVSHRTRHIKDLRRSVVYAALPLLLLGLARTVALLIVGYGQDEHEYGRDMNAFYTLGLTKLCGSLASLVARRDVHLLPLGMVLV; this comes from the exons ATGGGCAGTAAAGCGGTTATAGTTCAGTTGGGAGCTTCGATCCCAGCACCGATGGACAACAGAAGTGCGTACGGCGGATTGGAAGGCGATCCTTGGCTGCAGCAGGTGGTGGTCTTCGACTGGCAGCCCACGGAAATTCTTGCCCAGAATGCCGAGTCCATGCAGCTCATTGTCGCCACATGTTGGTGTGTGCTTATGGCCCGCGTTGCCACCCAGAAACTCTGCCCCCGCTCCAGCCCCAACTTTTGCTACGGCATGGAATTTCTGCTCATCATCCCGCCCGTAGTTCTGCTCGTTACGGTGGCCAGCGACTACTGCACACACattctgctgctgatgctcaTCTGCTCGCTATGGTTCCTTGTCCGCACCCAAGCATTGCAGAGGGCCTGCGCCCGAAGCCAGTTCGACCTGGGCGGCACCCGGCCCACGGTGTTCACTCTGGTGCGTGCCCTGACACACCTGATTACGGCCGTTTGCATTCTGGCCATCGACTTCAGCAGCTTCTACCGGCCCTACCGCAAGAGCCGGACGTTCGGGGCCAAGCTGATGGACACGGGCATCGGTCTGTTTGTGGTCACCATGGGTCTGGTGTCGCATCGGACGCGCCATATCAAAGATCTTCGCCGGAGTGTGGTGTATGCggctctgccgctgctgctgctgggattGGCTCGGACCGTGGCCCTTCTGATCGTGGGCTACGGCCAGGATGAGCACGAGTACGGTCGCGACATGAACGCCTTCTACACGCTGGGGCTCACGAAGCTGTGCGGATCTCTGGCCAGCTTGGTGGCTCGCCGGGATGTGCACCTCCTGCCATTAGGGATGG TCCTGGTTTAG